One part of the Rhipicephalus microplus isolate Deutch F79 unplaced genomic scaffold, USDA_Rmic scaffold_24, whole genome shotgun sequence genome encodes these proteins:
- the LOC119169431 gene encoding uncharacterized protein LOC119169431 isoform X2 — protein sequence MYPYLYDKRHPSFKDRTKKDRAWAEIGSMFGMSTATSQQKRLTRVFITADHRLGQAMQRNRNVPLIRLRRLVSTPAAMMMLQQPPQESNHHQNGVYTKKLF from the exons ATGTACCCATATCTGTATGACAAGCGGCACCCTTCTTTTAAAGATCGGACAAAGAAGGACCGGGCTTGGGCAGAGATCGGAAGCATGTTCGGCATGTCGA CAGCCACATCACAGCAGAAGAGGCTAACGAGAG TTTTCATCACTGCAGATCACCGCCTCGGCCAAGCCATGCAGCGGAACCGGAACGTACCCCTGATACGGCTGAGGAGACTGGTGTCGACACCTGCAGCAATGA TGATGCTTCAGCAACCACCTCAAGAGAGCAACCACCATCAAAACGGTGTGTAtacgaaaaaattattttag
- the LOC119169431 gene encoding uncharacterized protein LOC119169431 isoform X1 encodes MSAIDQSSHITAEEANERSPPRPSHAAEPERTPDTAEETGVDTCSNDDASATTSREQPPSKRCVYEKIILGTPGKRSQSQLFEKRSLSVHLSNMYNSLQVTLVQTTMDLRGR; translated from the exons ATGAGTGCCATTGACCAAAG CAGCCACATCACAGCAGAAGAGGCTAACGAGAG ATCACCGCCTCGGCCAAGCCATGCAGCGGAACCGGAACGTACCCCTGATACGGCTGAGGAGACTGGTGTCGACACCTGCAGCAATGA TGATGCTTCAGCAACCACCTCAAGAGAGCAACCACCATCAAAACGGTGTGTAtacgaaaaaattattttaggtaCTCCTGGCAAGAGATCACAATCACAACTTTTCGAAAAAAGATCTCTTTCTGTACATTTAAGCAATATGTATAATTCACTGCAGGTCACGCTCGTCCAGACGACAATGGACCTGCGAGGGCGCTAG
- the LOC119169431 gene encoding uncharacterized protein LOC119169431 isoform X3: protein MYPYLYDKRHPSFKDRTKKDRAWAEIGSMFGMSTATSQQKRLTRDHRLGQAMQRNRNVPLIRLRRLVSTPAAMMMLQQPPQESNHHQNGVYTKKLF, encoded by the exons ATGTACCCATATCTGTATGACAAGCGGCACCCTTCTTTTAAAGATCGGACAAAGAAGGACCGGGCTTGGGCAGAGATCGGAAGCATGTTCGGCATGTCGA CAGCCACATCACAGCAGAAGAGGCTAACGAGAG ATCACCGCCTCGGCCAAGCCATGCAGCGGAACCGGAACGTACCCCTGATACGGCTGAGGAGACTGGTGTCGACACCTGCAGCAATGA TGATGCTTCAGCAACCACCTCAAGAGAGCAACCACCATCAAAACGGTGTGTAtacgaaaaaattattttag